One region of Paralichthys olivaceus isolate ysfri-2021 chromosome 12, ASM2471397v2, whole genome shotgun sequence genomic DNA includes:
- the srp14 gene encoding signal recognition particle 14 kDa protein, with product MVLLENDSFLTELTRLFQKCRTSGSVVITLKKYDGRTKPVPRKGHTESFEPADNKCLIRASEGKKKISTVVSTKEVIKFQMAYSNLLRAHMDGLKKKDKKSKSKKTKATQ from the exons ATGGTGCTGCTCGAAAACGACTCG TTCCTCACTGAGCTCACGCGACTCTTCCAGAAGTGCAGAACATCTGGCAGTGTTGTCATCACACTAAAGAAAT ATGACGGCAGGACCAAGCCAGTGCCCAGAAAAGGCCACACGGAGTCGTTTGAACCCGCAGACAACAAATGTCTCATCAGAGCGTCTGAAGGCAAGAAGAAAATTAGCACAGTG GTCAGCACCAAAGAAGTAATCAAGTTTCAAATG GCGTACTCCAATCTCCTTAGAGCTCACATGGATGGACTTAAGAAGAAAGataagaaaagcaaaagcaagAAAACCAAAGCCACCCAATGA
- the xgb gene encoding x globin, with protein MGCAISGLAAKAEFGERSPEEEEEDAAAARPHPSERHIQMIKESWKVIRDDIAKVGIIMFVRLFETHPECKDVFFLFRDVEDLERLRTNRELRAHGLRVMSFIEKSVARLDQLERLEALALELGKSHYHYNAPPKYYSYVGAEFICAVQPILKERWTAELEEAWKTMFQYVTSLMRQGYQEESSRQRHLTLSPRDRPERSNTAL; from the exons ATGGGCTGCGCGATTTCAGGTCTGGCAGCAAAAGCGGAGTTTGGGGAGAGGagcccagaggaggaggaggaggatgctgctgctgcgcgTCCGCATCCCAGCGAGCGTCACATCCAGATGATCAAGGAGTCGTGGAAAGTTATCCGGGACGATATAGCTAAAGTTGGGATCATCATGTTCGTCAG GTTGTTTGAGACCCATCCCGAGTGCAAGGACGTCTTCTTCCTGTTCCGAGATGTGGAGGATCTGGAGAGGCTGCGGACCAACCGTGAGCTGAGGGCGCACGGCCTACG gGTGATGTCGTTCATAGAGAAAAGCGTGGCGAGACTGGATCAGCTGGAGCGACTGGAGGCTCTGGCTCTGGAGCTGGGGAAAAGCCATTATCACTACAACGCCCCTCCGAAGTACTACAGT TACGTCGGAGCAGAATTCATCTGTGCCGTGCAGCCCATCCTGAAGGAGAGGTGGACAGCCGAGCTCGAGGAGGCATGGAAG ACCATGTTCCAGTATGTGACCAGTCTAATGAGGCAGGGCTACCAGGAGGAGAGCAGCCGACAGCGCCACCTCACACTGTCCCCGCGGGACAGACCGGAGAGGAGCAACACAGCGTTATGA